One Benincasa hispida cultivar B227 chromosome 5, ASM972705v1, whole genome shotgun sequence genomic window carries:
- the LOC120077615 gene encoding protein LOL1 isoform X2 has product MPPVPLAPYPTPPTPYTQPANATQSQLVCSGCRNLLLYPVGATSVCCAVCNAVTTVPPPGTEMAQLVCGGCHTLLMYIRGATSVQCSCCHTVNLALEANQVAHVSCGNCRMLLMYQYGARSVKCAVCNFVTSVGMSTSTIDQKA; this is encoded by the exons ATGCCACCAGTTCCTCTTGCACCATATCCAACTCCTCCAACACCTTATACACAACCTGCTAATG CTACACAGAGCCAGCTTGTGTGCTCAGGATGCAGAAACCTTTTACTTTATCCAGTTGGGGCAACCTCTGTTTGCTGCGCAGTTTGTAATGCAGTTACCACCGTACCGCCTCCAG GCACAGAAATGGCACAATTGGTGTGTGGAGGCTGTCATACTCTTCTCATGTACATCCGCGGTGCCACAAGCGTACAATGTTCTTGTTGCCACACTGTTAACTTAGCTTTGGAAG CAAATCAGGTGGCGCATGTTAGCTGCGGGAACTGCAGGATGCTACTGATGTATCAATATGGAGCACGGTCAGTGAAATGTGCAGTATGCAATTTTGTGACATCAGTTGGG ATGTCAACGAGCACGATCGATCAAAAAGCCTAA
- the LOC120077615 gene encoding protein LOL1 isoform X1, with product MPPVPLAPYPTPPTPYTQPANATQSQLVCSGCRNLLLYPVGATSVCCAVCNAVTTVPPPGTEMAQLVCGGCHTLLMYIRGATSVQCSCCHTVNLALEANQVAHVSCGNCRMLLMYQYGARSVKCAVCNFVTSVGVDVNEHDRSKSLIAKVIVNMVVPNSTTAALSNIRDALQGVCPTRQTEVPLHIYLYRAVFLRMNFKCCFFRSSQCLNVRFK from the exons ATGCCACCAGTTCCTCTTGCACCATATCCAACTCCTCCAACACCTTATACACAACCTGCTAATG CTACACAGAGCCAGCTTGTGTGCTCAGGATGCAGAAACCTTTTACTTTATCCAGTTGGGGCAACCTCTGTTTGCTGCGCAGTTTGTAATGCAGTTACCACCGTACCGCCTCCAG GCACAGAAATGGCACAATTGGTGTGTGGAGGCTGTCATACTCTTCTCATGTACATCCGCGGTGCCACAAGCGTACAATGTTCTTGTTGCCACACTGTTAACTTAGCTTTGGAAG CAAATCAGGTGGCGCATGTTAGCTGCGGGAACTGCAGGATGCTACTGATGTATCAATATGGAGCACGGTCAGTGAAATGTGCAGTATGCAATTTTGTGACATCAGTTGGGGTAG ATGTCAACGAGCACGATCGATCAAAAAGCCTAATAGCTAAAGTTATCGTCAACATGGTTGTCCCAAATTCGACAACTGCGGCTTTGTCCAATATTCGTGACGCCCTCCAGGGTGTTTGTCCGACTCGACAAACGGAGGTTCCTCTTCATATTTACTTGTATAGAGCTGTATTTCTGCGCATGAACTTTAAATGTTGCTTTTTTCGGTCTTCACAGTGCTTGAATGTAAGATTTAAGtag